Proteins from one Parvibaculum lavamentivorans DS-1 genomic window:
- a CDS encoding NADH:flavin oxidoreductase/NADH oxidase family protein, whose translation MFDNVDISSPLTLPCGATLKNRIAKGAMTEGLGDSLNRATEGHARLYRRWAEGGAGMLLTGNVQIDRRCMERPGNVAIDGPQSNEAIAALRNYAKAGTVNDTHLWMQISHAGRQTPASVNKEPLAPSATPLAMPGGQFGTPRAMTGAEIENVIRRFAFAATVARDTGFTGIQVHGAHGYLISEFLSPDVNVRTDEWGGSLENRARLLLEVVRAIRAAVGADFPISVKLNSADFQRGGFSHEDAIRVAAWLNAEGLDLLEISGGTYEQPRLVGLDDMTLHPEKSETRKESTIAREAYFLEYAKDIRAAVTMPLMVTGGFRTLAGMNAALKSGTIDVVGLARPLCVDPAIPAMLLSGAAQATPAYEKTLRIGPGILGPHSRFNLVKAMNGWGQQGWFCLQLLRMGEGKDPDPKMGVFSAFRNYAKNEAKTAAALQRQ comes from the coding sequence ATGTTTGATAATGTCGATATCTCGTCGCCGCTGACGCTGCCTTGCGGCGCCACGCTGAAGAACCGGATCGCCAAGGGAGCCATGACCGAGGGGCTGGGCGACTCCCTGAACCGCGCGACCGAGGGACACGCCCGGCTCTACCGCCGCTGGGCGGAGGGCGGCGCCGGAATGCTTCTCACCGGCAATGTGCAGATCGACCGGCGCTGCATGGAGCGCCCCGGCAATGTGGCCATTGACGGTCCGCAATCGAATGAGGCCATCGCGGCGCTTCGCAATTATGCGAAAGCGGGAACGGTGAACGATACGCATCTCTGGATGCAGATTTCGCATGCAGGACGCCAGACGCCCGCATCCGTCAACAAGGAGCCGCTTGCGCCCTCTGCAACGCCACTCGCGATGCCGGGCGGACAGTTTGGAACGCCGCGCGCGATGACGGGCGCTGAAATCGAAAATGTTATCCGCCGCTTCGCATTCGCGGCCACTGTCGCCCGCGACACCGGCTTCACCGGCATTCAGGTGCATGGCGCGCATGGCTACCTGATTTCCGAATTCCTCTCACCTGATGTGAATGTCCGCACCGATGAATGGGGTGGCAGTCTGGAAAATCGTGCACGCCTTCTGCTGGAGGTAGTGCGTGCGATACGCGCCGCTGTCGGCGCCGACTTCCCCATCTCCGTGAAACTCAATTCCGCCGACTTCCAGCGCGGCGGCTTCAGCCATGAAGATGCGATCCGGGTTGCGGCATGGCTCAACGCCGAGGGTCTCGACTTGCTGGAAATTTCCGGCGGCACCTATGAGCAGCCGCGCCTGGTAGGCCTCGACGATATGACGCTTCATCCGGAGAAATCCGAAACGCGCAAGGAAAGCACGATAGCGCGCGAGGCCTACTTCCTCGAATATGCGAAAGACATCCGCGCCGCGGTAACGATGCCGCTGATGGTCACCGGTGGCTTCAGGACGCTGGCAGGCATGAACGCTGCCTTGAAATCCGGCACTATCGACGTCGTCGGCCTCGCGCGCCCCCTCTGCGTCGACCCGGCCATTCCCGCCATGCTTCTCTCCGGCGCCGCACAGGCAACACCCGCCTATGAAAAGACGCTCCGCATCGGTCCGGGCATTCTGGGTCCGCACAGCCGGTTCAATCTCGTCAAGGCGATGAATGGCTGGGGACAGCAGGGCTGGTTCTGCCTGCAGCTTCTGCGCATGGGGGAGGGCAAGGACCCCGACCCCAAGATGGGCGTCTTCTCCGCTTTCAGGAACTACGCGAAGAATGAGGCAAAGACCGCCGCCGCGCTTCAGCGCCAGTAA
- the gntA gene encoding guanitoxin biosynthesis heme-dependent pre-guanitoxin N-hydroxylase GntA yields the protein MYGHETILDLTIFGDAMTQGKHSLCEEFRAFVRQTEFPCVGAKSALSRDQLVLMTAADIRCPADDRKIVDGIYAFLREHEARPRLFTSFAVVFQGPQDLGEMQFEQHLWERLSALHKLDAEDFAWSDEVSADPNSPDFGFSLGGHAFFIVGLHPGSSRTARRLPHPAIVFNLHEQFQNLRQNGQYNRIKETIIHRDAKLDGAPNPMIAEHGTVSEARQYSGRPVSGRWRCPFAR from the coding sequence TTGTATGGCCACGAGACAATTCTCGATCTCACAATTTTTGGTGATGCCATGACGCAAGGCAAACATAGCCTCTGCGAGGAGTTTCGCGCCTTCGTTCGACAAACCGAGTTCCCCTGTGTGGGGGCGAAATCCGCCTTGTCCCGGGATCAGCTGGTGCTGATGACGGCGGCGGACATAAGGTGCCCCGCAGACGACCGGAAAATTGTCGACGGGATATATGCTTTTCTGCGTGAACATGAAGCGCGGCCCCGCCTTTTCACGAGCTTCGCCGTGGTCTTTCAGGGGCCGCAAGATCTTGGCGAGATGCAATTTGAACAGCATCTCTGGGAGCGGTTAAGTGCGCTGCACAAGCTTGACGCTGAAGATTTTGCGTGGAGCGACGAGGTGAGCGCCGATCCGAACTCTCCCGACTTCGGCTTCAGCCTTGGAGGACATGCGTTTTTTATTGTCGGCCTGCACCCGGGTTCCAGCCGGACCGCGAGACGGCTTCCGCATCCGGCAATCGTGTTCAACCTGCACGAACAGTTTCAAAATCTCCGCCAGAACGGGCAATATAATCGCATTAAGGAAACCATCATTCATCGCGATGCAAAACTGGATGGAGCGCCGAACCCCATGATCGCCGAACACGGCACTGTGAGCGAAGCGCGGCAATATAGCGGGCGTCCCGTCAGCGGGCGTTGGCGCTGCCCCTTTGCGCGCTGA
- a CDS encoding DUF1989 domain-containing protein, which translates to MSEIKRIPPRSGVAFVLPRGARLKVTDPQGEQVADLVAYNRDDTGEVLSNGRTLDYLSKIYLTAGDPVYSNRSRIMFEIVEDKVGRHDFLLTPCSADTFRIIYGDKNPHRGCFGNLAEALAPYGIGPDRIPTAFNIFMNVPIDSETGVLKVEPPLSRAGDYLVIEAKMDIIVGLTACSAEQSNNYAFKPIDYEITEAD; encoded by the coding sequence ATGAGCGAGATAAAGCGCATACCGCCCCGGTCTGGCGTAGCATTCGTATTGCCACGGGGAGCGCGTCTCAAGGTGACGGATCCACAGGGAGAACAGGTGGCCGACCTCGTTGCCTACAACAGGGATGACACCGGCGAGGTGTTGTCGAACGGGCGGACACTCGATTACCTGAGCAAGATTTATCTGACAGCCGGCGACCCCGTCTATTCCAACCGCAGCCGCATCATGTTCGAGATCGTGGAAGACAAGGTCGGACGGCACGACTTCCTGCTGACGCCCTGCTCCGCCGACACATTCCGCATCATCTATGGGGATAAAAATCCTCACCGCGGCTGCTTCGGCAATCTCGCAGAGGCGCTCGCTCCCTATGGGATCGGGCCGGACCGGATACCGACGGCTTTCAATATATTCATGAATGTGCCCATCGATTCCGAAACCGGCGTGCTGAAAGTCGAGCCGCCGCTGAGCCGCGCGGGCGATTATCTCGTGATCGAGGCGAAAATGGACATCATCGTCGGGCTTACGGCCTGTTCCGCGGAACAGTCCAACAACTATGCCTTCAAGCCAATCGACTACGAGATTACCGAAGCCGATTAA
- the parE gene encoding DNA topoisomerase IV subunit B: protein MAARKTSKSDDTDDLFAAAPKAAKPARAPKGAPRDDGTYSAKDIEVLEGLEPVRRRPGMYIGGTDEKALHHLFAEVLDNSMDEAVAGHANWIEVTVSEDGSLTVADNGRGIPVDPHPKFKNKSALEVILTTLHSGGKFGGKAYETSGGLHGVGVSVVNALSDRFEVEVARDQTLYTQSYARGVPTTKLTDKGRTQNRRGTKITFHPDADIFGKGAHFIPKRLYKMARSKAYLFGGVEIRWNCAPSLIGEKDDTPVNDVLHFPGGLVDYLKASINGYDTVTAEPFTGKVSRAGSHGSVEWAIAWFGGGDGFLNSYCNTVPTAEGGTHEAGLRAALTKGLKAYADMVGNKKAAQIQAEDVLGTAGAMLSVFIREPEFQGQTKEKLASAEAQRLVERAIGDHFDHWLTAAPQQANKLLDWVIDRADDRLRRRQEKDVARKSATRKLRLPGKLADCSQSAADGSEIFLVEGDSAGGSAKQARDRASQAILPLRGKILNVASASGAKLAQSQQISDLIQALGVRTGSHYRQADLRYDKVIIMTDADVDGAHIASLLITFFYRELPELIREGHLYMAVPPLYKLTQGGKTLYARDDAHKDELLKAEFSGRGKVEISRFKGLGEMMPAQLKETTMARGKRTLMRVVVPEAEAKETSGAIERLMGNKPELRFQFIQEHAAFAHDLDI from the coding sequence ATGGCCGCCCGCAAGACGAGCAAATCCGACGATACAGACGACCTTTTTGCCGCCGCTCCGAAGGCGGCAAAACCTGCGAGAGCTCCGAAAGGGGCGCCGCGGGACGATGGCACCTATTCCGCGAAGGATATCGAGGTTCTGGAGGGGCTTGAGCCCGTGCGGCGGCGGCCGGGCATGTATATCGGCGGCACCGACGAGAAGGCATTGCATCACCTTTTCGCGGAAGTGCTCGACAACTCCATGGACGAGGCCGTTGCCGGCCATGCCAACTGGATTGAAGTCACGGTGTCGGAGGATGGAAGCCTGACCGTCGCGGATAACGGTCGCGGTATTCCCGTGGACCCGCATCCGAAGTTCAAGAACAAGTCGGCGCTGGAAGTCATTCTCACGACACTCCACTCCGGCGGGAAGTTCGGCGGCAAGGCCTATGAGACATCGGGCGGCCTGCACGGCGTCGGTGTATCGGTGGTGAACGCGCTGTCGGACCGTTTCGAGGTCGAGGTCGCACGCGACCAGACACTTTACACGCAGAGCTACGCTCGCGGCGTACCAACAACCAAGCTCACGGACAAGGGGCGCACTCAGAACCGCCGCGGAACGAAAATTACGTTCCATCCGGATGCCGACATCTTCGGCAAAGGCGCGCATTTCATTCCCAAGCGTCTCTACAAGATGGCACGTTCCAAAGCCTATCTTTTCGGCGGCGTCGAAATCCGCTGGAACTGCGCGCCATCGCTCATCGGCGAGAAGGACGATACGCCGGTAAATGATGTGCTGCATTTCCCGGGCGGTCTCGTCGATTACCTCAAGGCATCGATCAACGGCTACGACACGGTAACGGCGGAACCCTTTACCGGAAAAGTCTCGCGGGCGGGAAGCCATGGCTCGGTGGAATGGGCAATCGCCTGGTTTGGCGGCGGTGACGGATTTCTCAACTCCTATTGCAACACCGTGCCCACGGCTGAGGGCGGTACACACGAAGCGGGACTGCGCGCGGCACTGACCAAAGGCCTGAAGGCCTATGCAGATATGGTGGGCAACAAGAAGGCGGCACAGATACAAGCCGAAGATGTTCTCGGGACAGCCGGCGCCATGCTTTCAGTGTTCATTCGCGAACCCGAATTCCAGGGGCAGACGAAGGAAAAACTGGCGAGCGCGGAAGCGCAGCGTTTGGTCGAGCGGGCCATCGGCGACCATTTCGACCATTGGCTTACAGCCGCACCTCAACAGGCAAACAAGCTGCTCGACTGGGTGATCGATCGCGCCGACGACCGGCTTCGCCGGCGGCAAGAGAAGGACGTGGCACGCAAGAGCGCAACGCGGAAACTGCGCCTGCCGGGCAAGCTTGCCGATTGCAGTCAGTCGGCTGCTGACGGATCGGAGATATTTCTCGTCGAAGGTGACAGCGCCGGCGGCTCGGCAAAGCAGGCGCGCGACCGCGCAAGCCAGGCGATCCTGCCTCTACGGGGCAAGATATTGAACGTGGCAAGCGCAAGCGGAGCGAAACTCGCGCAGAGCCAGCAGATTTCCGACCTCATTCAGGCGCTAGGCGTCCGCACGGGATCGCATTACCGGCAGGCCGACCTCCGCTATGACAAGGTCATCATCATGACCGACGCCGACGTGGACGGAGCACACATAGCCTCGCTTCTTATTACATTCTTCTATCGCGAGCTTCCGGAGCTTATTCGAGAGGGACATCTCTATATGGCGGTGCCGCCGCTCTACAAGCTGACGCAAGGCGGCAAGACCCTCTATGCTCGTGACGATGCGCACAAGGACGAACTGCTCAAGGCGGAGTTTTCCGGTCGCGGCAAGGTTGAGATCAGCCGCTTCAAAGGGCTTGGCGAAATGATGCCCGCTCAGTTGAAGGAGACGACCATGGCGCGCGGCAAGCGAACGCTGATGCGAGTGGTTGTTCCCGAAGCTGAAGCGAAAGAGACGAGCGGTGCCATCGAGCGGTTGATGGGAAACAAACCGGAGCTCCGTTTCCAGTTCATCCAAGAGCATGCGGCTTTCGCTCACGATCTCGACATCTAG
- a CDS encoding sensor histidine kinase — protein sequence MTYEHASKTERGALAEAFGAAGKGQRRGGVLSAVDRLLGRLSAWTTSALLTAAAVIMALGLNWILSRIGLIDFTGQIVISTVIVTILVGFPIIIYSQFIIRELKTSRRTLRKMTERLAWAFDNAERANEAKSNFLANMSHELRTPLNAIIGFSDIIRFQRFGSVGNSRYQDYAKDINESGIHLLSIINDILDLAKIDAGHGTMEQEAEFSVRSAIDCAERMVRSLAERQEISLSTAAAETSAYLVGVERMVRQVLINVLSNAIKFTERGGSVTVAAEHRPNGNLVVSISDTGIGMSPDEVKVALTPFGQSGSALSRKHPGTGLGLPLAKAMMDMHGGRLMVRSMVGKGTTVTLVFPSGRVLRTSEKAVPLAGARQTG from the coding sequence ATGACCTACGAGCACGCATCCAAAACTGAACGCGGCGCGCTGGCGGAGGCCTTTGGGGCAGCCGGGAAGGGGCAACGGCGAGGCGGAGTGCTGTCTGCCGTCGATCGCCTCCTCGGGCGGCTTTCTGCATGGACGACGAGCGCGCTCCTGACGGCTGCTGCCGTAATTATGGCCCTGGGCTTAAATTGGATACTGAGCCGAATTGGTCTTATCGATTTCACGGGCCAGATTGTGATCTCGACGGTGATCGTTACGATACTTGTCGGGTTTCCAATCATTATCTATTCGCAGTTCATCATCCGTGAACTGAAAACGTCGCGCCGTACGCTGCGCAAGATGACAGAACGTCTGGCATGGGCCTTTGACAATGCCGAGCGTGCCAATGAGGCCAAATCGAATTTTCTGGCGAATATGAGCCATGAGCTGCGTACGCCGCTCAATGCCATCATTGGCTTTTCCGACATAATTCGATTTCAGCGTTTTGGGTCGGTTGGCAATTCCCGTTACCAGGACTATGCGAAGGATATAAACGAGAGCGGCATTCACCTTCTTTCTATTATCAATGACATACTCGATCTCGCCAAAATCGACGCCGGTCACGGAACGATGGAGCAGGAGGCCGAGTTCTCGGTTCGGTCGGCGATCGATTGTGCCGAGCGTATGGTGCGTTCTCTTGCGGAGCGTCAGGAGATAAGTCTCTCCACGGCAGCCGCCGAAACATCGGCTTATCTGGTAGGGGTTGAGCGTATGGTGAGGCAGGTCCTCATCAACGTTCTTTCGAATGCAATCAAGTTCACGGAACGCGGAGGTTCGGTAACTGTCGCTGCTGAACATCGACCGAACGGCAATCTTGTAGTCTCGATATCGGATACCGGCATTGGTATGTCGCCGGACGAAGTGAAGGTGGCATTGACACCTTTCGGACAATCCGGCAGCGCCTTGTCGCGCAAACACCCCGGTACGGGCTTGGGGCTGCCGCTGGCCAAGGCGATGATGGATATGCATGGCGGCCGGCTAATGGTGCGCAGCATGGTGGGCAAGGGCACAACAGTTACGCTCGTCTTCCCCTCCGGCCGCGTTTTGCGAACTTCGGAGAAAGCAGTACCTTTGGCTGGTGCGCGGCAAACCGGCTAG